TCCATAAGTCCGTAACTCCTTATACTCTCTAACTCCAATACTCTTAACTCCCTAACTCCCTAACTCACCAATTTAGCATCTCACGCTGGAAGCAGCGAGATGCACTAAAAAGCAAGCCTAGTCGCCACGTTATTGTCGACTAGGCTTGCTTCATTTAGCTAGGGAGCTAGATATAACGTCCCTAAGCGTTATACTGTGCCTGATGCAGCCGGCTGTATATGCCACCGGCATGGACTAACTCTTCATGGCGGCCTTGCTCGGCGATGCCTTCTTCGTTCACGACCATGATCCGGTCGGCATTTTTTATCGTCGTCAATCGGTGGGCGATGACGAGTGTGGTTCTACCCACGGACAGATCCGCCAGTGATTGCTGAATCGCTGCTTCCGTTTCTGTATCCAGTGCTGAAGTAGCTTCATCCAGAATCAGGATCGGTGGATTCTTCAGGAACATGCGGGCGATCGCTAGGCGTTGCTTCTGTCCACCGGACAGCTTCACACCGCGCTCTCCGATCACTGTATCCATGCCTTCTGGCAGATTCTGAATGAGATCTTCCAGATGGGCACGCCGAGCAGCTTCCCAGATTTCAGGCAGCTTCGCATCCAGCTTTCCGTAGGCGATGTTTTCACGAATCGTACCCGAGAACAGGAACACATCCTGCTGTACGATCCCGATCTGCTTACGTAACGACTCCAGCTTCATGTCACGGATATCAATGCCATCTATGGTGATAGCCCCGCCTGTGACATCATAGAAACGAGGGAGCAGGCTGCAAATAGTTGTTTTGCCTGCACCAGAAGGTCCAACAAAGGCAATCGTTTCGCCAGCCTTAACTTTTAGGCTGATATTTTGTAGAACCGGACGGTCCTCATCGTATCCGAAAAAGACATTCTGGAAGGTAATATCACCGTGTAAAGTACTTACCTCTACGGCATCCGGCTTATCACTGATATCTGGCTCCGTATCAATAATTTCTAGATAACGTTTAAAGCCGGCAATTCCTTTTGGATAACTCTCGATAACGGCATTGATCTTCTCGATCGGACGGAAAAAGATATTGGACAACAGAATAAATGCCACAAACTCACCGATTTGCAACTCGCCATTGATGAAGAACCAAGCGCCGCTGATCATCACAAGGATCGTAATGAGGCGGGTCATCATATAGCTGACAGATAAGCTTTTGGCCATGATTTTATAAGCGAGAAGCTTAGTTTTACGGAACATTTGATTATCTACTGCGAATAGCTCTTGCTCATGCTGCTCATTGGCAAAAGATTGAACAACCCGGATACCACCGACATTATCTTCGATACGGGCATTGAAACTACCTACATTTCCAAAAAGCTGGCGATAGGTGGAAGTCATATTGCGTCCGAAGTAGATGATCACCCAAGCCATAATTGGAACGATAATAAAAGTAATAATGGCCAGCTTCAGATTAATATCAGCCATAAGGAGGAAAGCACCGACAAGTGTCATGATGGCGATAAATATATCCTCAGGACCGTGATGCGCCACCTCGCCGATATCATTTAAATCGTTGGTGATTCGCCCGATGAGGTGACCTGTTTTATTATTATCAAAAAAGCGGAAGGACAGTTTCTGGATGTGATCGAACATTTTTTTACGCATATCGGTCTCGATATTGATGCCAAGCATATGCCCCCAGTATGTAACGATATACTGCATAACTGTATTCAAGGCGTAAATAGCTAGGAGCGCGACACACGCAATAAGAATTAGCGGCCAATCTTGACCCGGGAGCAAATCATCAATAAATTTATTGACAGCTACCGGAAAAGCTAGTTCTAGCAGACCTGCAAAAACAGCGCAGGAGAAGTCCAAGATAAATAGTTTTTTATACGGACGATAGTAGGAAAAAAACCTTCGAAGCATTCTGTTCACTCTTTTCTATAGGAATATGTAGGAGATCGAATGAAATTGATTCTCAATTGTCTTGATTATATGGATACTAAAGATGTCATTCGATTTTGTCAATAATAGGGTTATAAAATTACTTAAGGCTTGTAACTTTTATAATAATAGTGGATGATAGGTCTTAATGCCATGTAATAAACATTTTTATATTTCTGGCGTAATCGCTCACCGTCCTTACAGGAATGTCAAAGGCGTTTATGCTTGTTGCAATTTAGGAGGATACATGATGAAAGCATCGCAACGAGAAGGAAACATTCAGAATAGAGGTTTAACGGATACCAAATATGATCGCTGGCTGCTAGTGTTGGGGATTGTGTTTATCGCAGCGGCACTTAGAGCGCCTTTCACTTCCGTCGGTCCACTGGTACAAATGATTCAGGATGATCTAGGCTTATCGAACACTTTAGCAGGAGCTATTACTACTCTACCATTGTTGGCTTTTGCCATTTTGTCCCCGTTTGCTCCAAAGCTAGCTCGCCGTTTCGGCTTGGCTAATGTGTTATTAATTGCTATGGTTATGCTTGCTATGGGGATTCTAATCCGGTCGGGATCTGGAACGGGACTGTTGTTCACAGGTACGGCGATACTCGGGCTTTCTATTGCGGTATGTAATGTACTGCTTCCGGGTCTGATTAAAGGAAAGTTTCCCCACAAAATTGGATTAATGACAGGTGTTTATACTGTCTCAATGAATTTATGCGCTGCCGTCGCTTCAGGTATTAGTGTACCGCTAGCTAGTCAAGCTGGATTTGGCTGGAGAGGGACTTTGGCGATTTGGTTTATGATCGCTGCGCTAGCAACCCTGTTCTGGATTCCGCAAATGCGCAAGCTCGATCAAGGGACTGGGGCCAAGGGGTCGATCTCTAGTGGAAATATGTGGCGTTCTTCGCTTGCTTGGAAGGTAACGATTTTTATGGGCTTACAGTCGTTGCTCTATTATGTCTTCATAGCTTGGTTCTCTGTTCTCCTTGGTGAGCGAGGGATGTCATCAAGCCATGCAGGTTGGTTACTATCACTAATGCAAATGGCCCAGCTGCCGTTTACTTTCTTCGTGCCGTTGTGGGCAGGTCGGATGAAGAACCAACGTATTCTAGTAATCATCACGGCTATTTTGTATTTCATCGGAATCGGTGGCATTTGGTTGGGAAGCAGTGCTTTAATGGCTGTCTGGGCGATCTGTTTTGGGATTGCCGGAGGATTTGCCTTCGGACTTGTGATGATGTTCTTCAGTCTACGGACCAGAAGCACTCAAGAAGCAGCGGAACTGTCGGGAATGGCCCAATCCGTAGGTTACGTGCTTGCAGCAATGGGCCCGGCATTATTCGGATGGCTTCATGATGTAACGAATAGCTGGACGATGCCGCTTGTTTTATTGCTGGGTGCAAGCGTATTGCTGCTGGTTGTCGGACTTGGTGCTGGTAGCGATCGATATGTGGGAGATAGAAGATAGATGGTCATAAAAAGAGTGTATTGGTGCGGACACGCGCCAGTACACTCTTTTTTTTTGTTGCATAGGAAGAAGCCACGCCCTTCATTGTTAGACGCGTTTGTAAGCGACGACCCGGATTCTTCGATAATCCATCACCCAGCGGCCATCCTGAAATAATGTCGGTCTAAGTTTCTGTTCCATATAAGAGAGGACTTCTTCTCGTTCAGATGGTGTTAGGACACTTAAGATTCCATTAGCAAAAGTGTTCAGCCAGGACTGGAACCCTTGCTCTCCAGCCTCTAGTGGGGTTGGACGGTCGAAACAAAGGGCGAGGTCAACAGTCAGTCCATGTTGTTCTAGTAGTGTTGTATATTGTCCGATGCTTGGGAAGTACCAAGGTAATTGAAGCTTATCACTACACCCTATAGCGGTAAAAGCATTTGGAAGCTCAGTAACGATAGAAGCGATATTGCCCAGCCCACCGAACTCGGCAACAAAACGTCCGCCTGTTCGTAGGCTAGCTGTGATAGAAGCAGCTGCTCCGTTCGAGTCGGTCAACCAGTGTAGAGCAGCGTTGCTGAACACGGCATCGACTGGCTGTTCCGCGACATAGTTTTGCCCATCTGCTAAGATGAAGTTTAGCTGGGGATGCTTGTCACGGGCAGTCTGAATCATTTCGGCTGAAGCATCAATACCTGTTACAGTGGCACCACTAGCGGCGATGGCTGCTGCCAAATCACCAGTTCCGCAGCCCCAATCAACAATTTGTTCGCCAGGCTGGGGGCGAAGAAGCTCAATCAAAGACTCTCCAAACTGAGACACAAAGGCCATATCAGTATCATAGGTTCCGGTATTCCACTGTTGGTTCATACGTATTCGTCCTTTCTGGTTTGGAATTACAGTGATATTTCTGATGCAGCACA
This genomic stretch from Paenibacillus sp. FSL H7-0737 harbors:
- a CDS encoding ABC transporter ATP-binding protein, with amino-acid sequence MLRRFFSYYRPYKKLFILDFSCAVFAGLLELAFPVAVNKFIDDLLPGQDWPLILIACVALLAIYALNTVMQYIVTYWGHMLGINIETDMRKKMFDHIQKLSFRFFDNNKTGHLIGRITNDLNDIGEVAHHGPEDIFIAIMTLVGAFLLMADINLKLAIITFIIVPIMAWVIIYFGRNMTSTYRQLFGNVGSFNARIEDNVGGIRVVQSFANEQHEQELFAVDNQMFRKTKLLAYKIMAKSLSVSYMMTRLITILVMISGAWFFINGELQIGEFVAFILLSNIFFRPIEKINAVIESYPKGIAGFKRYLEIIDTEPDISDKPDAVEVSTLHGDITFQNVFFGYDEDRPVLQNISLKVKAGETIAFVGPSGAGKTTICSLLPRFYDVTGGAITIDGIDIRDMKLESLRKQIGIVQQDVFLFSGTIRENIAYGKLDAKLPEIWEAARRAHLEDLIQNLPEGMDTVIGERGVKLSGGQKQRLAIARMFLKNPPILILDEATSALDTETEAAIQQSLADLSVGRTTLVIAHRLTTIKNADRIMVVNEEGIAEQGRHEELVHAGGIYSRLHQAQYNA
- a CDS encoding CynX/NimT family MFS transporter; translated protein: MKASQREGNIQNRGLTDTKYDRWLLVLGIVFIAAALRAPFTSVGPLVQMIQDDLGLSNTLAGAITTLPLLAFAILSPFAPKLARRFGLANVLLIAMVMLAMGILIRSGSGTGLLFTGTAILGLSIAVCNVLLPGLIKGKFPHKIGLMTGVYTVSMNLCAAVASGISVPLASQAGFGWRGTLAIWFMIAALATLFWIPQMRKLDQGTGAKGSISSGNMWRSSLAWKVTIFMGLQSLLYYVFIAWFSVLLGERGMSSSHAGWLLSLMQMAQLPFTFFVPLWAGRMKNQRILVIITAILYFIGIGGIWLGSSALMAVWAICFGIAGGFAFGLVMMFFSLRTRSTQEAAELSGMAQSVGYVLAAMGPALFGWLHDVTNSWTMPLVLLLGASVLLLVVGLGAGSDRYVGDRR
- a CDS encoding class I SAM-dependent methyltransferase is translated as MNQQWNTGTYDTDMAFVSQFGESLIELLRPQPGEQIVDWGCGTGDLAAAIAASGATVTGIDASAEMIQTARDKHPQLNFILADGQNYVAEQPVDAVFSNAALHWLTDSNGAAASITASLRTGGRFVAEFGGLGNIASIVTELPNAFTAIGCSDKLQLPWYFPSIGQYTTLLEQHGLTVDLALCFDRPTPLEAGEQGFQSWLNTFANGILSVLTPSEREEVLSYMEQKLRPTLFQDGRWVMDYRRIRVVAYKRV